The following proteins are co-located in the Roseovarius arcticus genome:
- a CDS encoding glycosyl hydrolase family 28-related protein → MNKAVTDGIVFMPPAFSGGLSVYSSGDGTPGSDTYHNAVNASFVPADQDFGGALEVQKAQSVQKLRYMGQTPILPGCYLRITARIKAISGNLPNVSIAGWAGSPSGHVSGVLEVGPSVALPSYGQVVEVSAIVGSGVRGGVDMAWGPVPTYGHFGLDLTGPSGGIVRIDDLVIEDVTDVFLRDLIDTVDVRDFGALGDGVHDDQTAFEAADAAAGGRDVLVPQGTYFLGDSVTMQSSIRFSGTVTMATQHSLSLARNYDLPSYIDAFGDEELAFRKAFQALLNNSGHESLDMKGRIISLTEPIDMAAAVPDKTSYSQRRLIKNGQIYARDRPAWDTEVVTSRATYSPSNSLVLTDVLDVANITPGSVVEGNGVGREVYVSSVDIPAQEVRLSQQLYDAAGTQNFTFRRFKYLLDFSGFDKLSKFSLSNIEFQCDGTCSAVMLPQAGTGFHFRDCFFTRPKDRGISSLAVGDQGMIVDRCQFLSDESDVNVAERTSIALNANANDVKLRDNRIVRFRHFALLAGSSNIVSGNHWFQGDDSNDGTRSAGLILTRTNCRTTINSNYVDNCFIEWSNEHDSAPEYSSEFSFSALNMVDNVFLAGNVAPWFTFMVVKPHGAGHFLNGVNVSGNSFRIIDDPIDRIERVDTSFADLDYNRIKNIGFSDNTFGNIYQTVSSPLLVKYDQITPSATWTIDSGPSLPFGAYAQTVTSVLPAGPLRAADGGIVHVAPYYEAKQGADHNQINLQFGTPVSGTVTAVVRIDDPF, encoded by the coding sequence ATGAACAAGGCAGTAACCGACGGGATCGTCTTTATGCCCCCCGCCTTTTCGGGTGGCCTCAGCGTATATTCCAGCGGCGACGGAACGCCCGGATCGGACACCTATCACAACGCGGTTAACGCGTCCTTCGTGCCTGCCGATCAGGACTTTGGCGGCGCGCTTGAGGTGCAAAAGGCGCAGAGCGTGCAAAAGTTGCGTTACATGGGCCAAACACCCATTTTGCCGGGCTGCTACTTGCGCATTACGGCGCGGATCAAAGCAATATCCGGCAACCTGCCAAACGTGAGCATTGCGGGCTGGGCTGGCTCGCCCAGTGGCCATGTAAGCGGCGTACTGGAAGTGGGGCCCTCAGTCGCCCTGCCAAGCTACGGACAAGTGGTGGAGGTCAGCGCCATCGTCGGCAGCGGTGTGCGGGGCGGCGTAGACATGGCTTGGGGGCCCGTGCCGACCTATGGGCATTTTGGCCTCGACTTGACTGGCCCGAGTGGCGGCATCGTGCGTATTGACGATCTGGTAATTGAGGATGTCACGGACGTGTTCCTCCGCGATCTGATCGATACAGTCGATGTGCGTGACTTTGGCGCACTGGGCGACGGGGTGCATGACGATCAAACCGCCTTCGAGGCGGCCGATGCGGCGGCTGGTGGGCGCGACGTGCTGGTGCCCCAGGGGACATATTTTCTGGGCGACAGCGTGACGATGCAATCGTCGATACGCTTTTCCGGCACTGTCACGATGGCCACGCAGCATAGCCTGAGCCTAGCGCGGAATTATGACCTGCCTTCTTACATCGATGCATTCGGCGATGAAGAACTCGCCTTTCGCAAAGCGTTTCAAGCGCTTTTGAACAATTCGGGCCATGAGTCGCTGGATATGAAGGGGCGCATCATTTCGCTGACCGAGCCGATCGACATGGCCGCCGCTGTGCCGGACAAAACCAGCTATTCGCAGCGCAGATTGATCAAGAACGGCCAGATCTATGCGCGAGACCGCCCGGCGTGGGATACAGAGGTCGTCACGTCGCGCGCCACATATTCGCCTAGCAACAGCCTTGTCCTGACGGATGTGCTAGATGTGGCAAACATCACACCCGGCTCCGTCGTCGAGGGCAATGGCGTGGGCCGCGAGGTCTATGTGTCCTCTGTCGATATCCCAGCGCAAGAGGTGCGGCTGAGCCAACAGTTGTATGATGCGGCGGGCACGCAAAACTTCACCTTTCGGCGGTTCAAATATTTGTTGGATTTCAGCGGCTTCGATAAACTCAGCAAATTCTCACTCTCGAACATTGAGTTTCAATGCGACGGAACGTGCAGTGCCGTGATGCTGCCACAAGCGGGCACGGGGTTTCACTTTCGCGACTGTTTCTTCACCCGGCCCAAGGATCGCGGCATCTCCAGCCTTGCGGTAGGCGATCAGGGGATGATCGTGGATCGCTGCCAGTTCCTGTCAGACGAGAGTGATGTCAACGTGGCAGAGCGCACATCAATCGCGCTGAATGCCAACGCCAACGACGTCAAGCTGCGCGACAACCGCATCGTGCGGTTCCGCCATTTTGCGCTGCTGGCTGGGTCCAGCAATATTGTATCGGGTAACCACTGGTTTCAGGGCGACGATTCCAATGATGGCACCCGCAGCGCCGGTCTGATCCTGACGCGGACCAACTGCCGCACGACGATCAATTCAAACTACGTCGATAACTGCTTTATCGAGTGGAGCAATGAGCATGACAGCGCGCCCGAATACTCTAGCGAGTTTTCATTCAGCGCGCTCAACATGGTCGATAACGTGTTTCTGGCAGGCAACGTTGCGCCTTGGTTTACGTTTATGGTGGTCAAGCCGCATGGCGCCGGGCACTTCTTGAACGGTGTAAACGTCAGCGGCAATTCGTTCCGGATCATCGACGATCCTATCGACCGGATTGAGCGGGTGGATACCAGCTTTGCCGATCTGGATTACAACCGGATCAAGAATATCGGGTTTTCGGACAACACTTTTGGTAATATTTACCAAACAGTCTCTAGCCCCCTGTTGGTAAAGTATGACCAAATTACCCCCAGTGCGACATGGACCATCGATTCAGGCCCAAGCCTGCCATTCGGGGCCTACGCGCAGACCGTTACGTCAGTGCTACCCGCCGGGCCCCTGCGGGCGGCGGACGGCGGCATCGTCCATGTCGCGCCCTACTATGAGGCCAAGCAGGGGGCGGATCACAACCAGATAAACCTGCAATTTGGCACCCCTGTAAGCGGGACTGTGACTGCCGTCGTACGGATCGACGATCCGTTCTAA
- a CDS encoding cupin domain-containing protein: protein MPVTSDDLELGPRLKAVRAHAGLSQRALAKRTGVPNSTISLIESGKMNPSVSALKRILEGVPIALSEFFAYQPEAERKVFYAAEDLTEIGKNGVSLRQIGTTLFGRAMMILTEKYEIGADTGRTMIGHEAEEGGIVVKGRIEVTVGDQRKVLGPGDAYYFDSRNPHRFRQVGPETCEIISACTPPTF, encoded by the coding sequence ATGCCTGTTACATCCGACGATCTAGAGCTTGGCCCCCGTCTGAAAGCAGTTCGCGCACACGCGGGCCTATCTCAACGTGCGCTGGCGAAAAGAACCGGGGTCCCAAACTCGACGATTTCTTTGATTGAGTCTGGCAAAATGAACCCTTCCGTATCAGCGCTGAAACGTATCCTAGAGGGGGTACCGATTGCCCTATCCGAGTTCTTTGCCTACCAGCCAGAGGCCGAGCGCAAGGTTTTCTACGCCGCCGAAGACCTGACGGAGATCGGCAAAAACGGCGTATCGCTGCGCCAGATCGGCACCACCCTCTTTGGCCGCGCGATGATGATCCTTACCGAGAAGTACGAGATCGGCGCCGACACTGGCCGCACCATGATCGGCCACGAGGCCGAAGAGGGCGGCATTGTGGTGAAGGGCCGTATAGAGGTGACAGTGGGCGATCAGCGCAAGGTGCTGGGACCGGGCGATGCTTACTACTTCGACAGCCGCAATCCTCACCGATTTCGGCAGGTCGGCCCAGAGACTTGCGAGATTATCAGCGCCTGCACTCCACCGACGTTTTGA
- a CDS encoding 4-aminobutyrate--2-oxoglutarate transaminase: MLNAEIAERRIGAISQGVGMMTQIYADHAKNAELWDVEGNRYIDFAAGIAVVNTGHCHPKVMQAVTEQLSRFTHTCHQVVPYENYIRLAERLNEKVPGDFAKKTVFVTTGAEAVENAIKVARIHTGRSAVIAFGGSFHGRTFMTMSLTGKVAPYKKGFGAMMPDVYHVPFPIDLHGISTEQSMDALTKLFKADLDPDRVAAIIIEPVQGEGGFYPAPAELMRGIRQLCDDHGIVMIADEVQTGFARTGTLFAMDGYDVAADITTMAKGLAGGLPLAALTGRAEMMDAAHPGGLGGTYAGNPLGIAASNAVLDVIEEEDLCNRATELGSRLKQRLEQIRSNTPEMVDVRGPGFMIAAEFNTPDGSAPNPDMTNRIRMEALKRGLILLTCGVYGNVIRFLAPITIEDAVFAEAMEILEASIAAARTA; the protein is encoded by the coding sequence ATGTTGAACGCCGAGATCGCAGAACGCCGCATAGGCGCCATTTCGCAGGGTGTGGGCATGATGACTCAGATCTATGCAGATCACGCCAAGAACGCCGAATTGTGGGACGTCGAAGGCAACCGGTATATCGACTTTGCCGCCGGCATTGCAGTCGTCAACACTGGCCATTGCCATCCGAAGGTAATGCAGGCTGTGACCGAGCAGCTGTCCCGCTTCACGCATACCTGCCATCAGGTCGTGCCGTACGAGAATTATATCCGCCTTGCTGAGCGCCTGAACGAAAAGGTGCCGGGGGATTTCGCCAAAAAGACCGTGTTTGTGACCACCGGCGCCGAAGCCGTTGAGAACGCGATCAAGGTCGCTCGCATCCACACTGGCCGCTCTGCTGTGATCGCATTTGGTGGCTCGTTTCATGGCCGCACGTTTATGACGATGTCGCTGACAGGCAAGGTCGCGCCCTACAAAAAAGGCTTCGGCGCGATGATGCCCGATGTCTACCACGTGCCTTTCCCAATCGATCTGCATGGCATTAGCACCGAACAGTCGATGGACGCGTTGACCAAGCTGTTCAAGGCCGATCTGGACCCGGACCGCGTGGCCGCAATCATCATCGAACCTGTTCAGGGTGAGGGCGGATTTTATCCTGCCCCTGCCGAGCTTATGCGCGGCATACGGCAGCTTTGCGACGATCACGGTATCGTAATGATCGCCGACGAGGTTCAGACAGGCTTTGCCCGCACGGGCACATTGTTCGCCATGGACGGCTATGACGTCGCTGCGGACATCACCACGATGGCCAAGGGTTTGGCTGGCGGTCTGCCGCTGGCTGCTCTGACGGGCCGGGCCGAAATGATGGATGCCGCGCATCCCGGCGGTTTGGGCGGCACCTATGCCGGCAATCCGCTGGGCATCGCCGCATCGAACGCCGTTCTCGACGTGATCGAGGAGGAGGATCTTTGCAACCGCGCAACCGAGCTTGGCTCGCGGCTCAAGCAGCGGCTGGAGCAGATCCGCTCTAACACGCCCGAAATGGTCGATGTACGCGGCCCCGGTTTCATGATCGCGGCTGAGTTCAATACGCCCGATGGCAGCGCGCCGAACCCCGACATGACCAACCGCATCCGCATGGAAGCGCTCAAGCGCGGCCTGATCCTGCTGACCTGCGGCGTTTACGGCAATGTCATCCGCTTCCTCGCGCCGATCACCATTGAGGATGCAGTTTTCGCCGAAGCGATGGAAATTCTGGAGGCGTCAATCGCAGCAGCGCGGACTGCGTAA
- a CDS encoding putative DNA modification/repair radical SAM protein, with protein sequence MTRQTLDQKLAILSDAAKYDASCASSGGTKRNARSGGIGSNTGAGICHSYAPDGRCISLLKILMTNFCIYDCSYCINRVSSNVPRARFSVDEVVKLTIEFYRRNYIEGLFLSSGVIRSPDATMSDMVQIARKLRHEEGFRGYIHLKTIPDASPELIDEAGLLSDRLSINVELPTDAALSTYAPEKNPGQIRRAMADVRQRREQSKDRSHTGKRPPKFAPAGQSTQVIIGADASTDATVLGQSTRLYSSYGLRRVYYSAFSPIPDSSAKLPLISPPLQREHRLYQADWLLRFYGFNVEEITSVTPDGNLDLDIDPKLAWALAHRGLFPLDVNRATRELLLRVPGFGVKTVNRILTTRRHRHLRYDDIARMGASMKKAGAFVTAGGWTPGQLIDSVNLRARFAPPPEQLNLF encoded by the coding sequence ATGACCCGCCAAACCCTAGATCAAAAGCTCGCGATTCTGAGCGATGCCGCCAAATACGACGCTTCTTGCGCGTCGTCGGGCGGAACGAAACGCAATGCGCGCTCGGGCGGCATCGGCTCCAACACCGGGGCCGGCATTTGCCACAGCTACGCACCCGACGGTCGCTGCATCAGCCTGCTGAAAATTTTGATGACGAATTTTTGCATCTACGATTGTAGCTATTGCATCAACCGGGTGTCATCCAACGTGCCGCGCGCGCGGTTTTCCGTCGATGAGGTGGTGAAACTCACCATCGAATTCTATCGCCGCAATTATATCGAAGGGCTGTTCCTGTCGTCCGGTGTTATCCGTTCGCCCGACGCGACCATGTCGGACATGGTCCAGATCGCGCGCAAGCTGCGGCATGAAGAGGGGTTTCGTGGCTACATACACCTGAAAACCATTCCCGACGCCTCGCCCGAACTGATTGACGAGGCCGGGCTGCTGTCGGATCGCCTGTCGATTAATGTGGAACTGCCGACCGACGCCGCGCTCAGCACCTACGCGCCCGAAAAGAACCCCGGCCAGATCCGCCGCGCGATGGCTGATGTGCGCCAACGCCGCGAGCAGTCAAAGGACCGCAGCCACACGGGCAAGCGGCCGCCGAAATTTGCCCCCGCTGGGCAATCAACCCAAGTGATAATCGGCGCAGACGCGTCAACCGACGCCACTGTGCTGGGCCAATCCACGCGGCTTTATTCCAGTTATGGTTTGCGCCGCGTTTATTATTCGGCTTTCTCGCCGATCCCCGACAGCTCGGCCAAGTTGCCACTGATTAGCCCGCCTCTCCAGCGCGAACATCGGCTCTATCAGGCCGACTGGCTACTGCGGTTTTATGGCTTCAACGTAGAGGAGATTACGTCGGTTACGCCGGATGGCAACCTCGATCTCGATATTGATCCCAAACTGGCTTGGGCGCTCGCCCATCGCGGCCTGTTCCCGCTGGACGTCAATCGCGCCACCCGCGAGTTGCTGCTGCGGGTGCCGGGGTTCGGCGTGAAAACGGTCAACCGCATTCTGACCACGCGCCGCCATCGCCATCTTCGGTACGACGACATTGCGCGCATGGGCGCGTCGATGAAGAAGGCGGGCGCGTTTGTCACGGCAGGTGGCTGGACGCCGGGCCAGCTGATCGACAGCGTCAATCTGCGCGCCCGGTTCGCGCCCCCGCCCGAGCAGCTGAACCTTTTTTGA
- a CDS encoding UdgX family uracil-DNA binding protein (This protein belongs to the uracil DNA glycosylase superfamily, members of which act in excision repair of DNA. However, it belongs more specifically to UdgX branch, whose founding member was found to bind uracil in DNA (where it does not belong), without cleaving it, appears to promote DNA repair by a pathway involving RecA, rather than base excision.), which produces MRCVTVPLIGASTVWRDAARGLLAAGVAPSDTLWNAEGQGDAPDLFGAEGAVPTSAAALTVPRSFVAMANSVCYHSDPQRFARLYSLLWRLRSQPHLMSDRADPDLVKLRQMEKAVHRCRHKMRAFVRFREISAPGANRRSFAAWFEPSHYTLEMNASFFRDRFADMDWRIVTPDVTAIYQGGEVALEAGQAAPKLPEDASEELWLTYFRNIFNPARLKVNAMTSEMPRKYWKNLPEAAAIPDLIANAPARALAMAAAAPTLPPLRAASAQAQQARLTSVWADTGEGLEAAIRTCTRCPLHCNATQAVCGEGPQNAPLMIVGEQPGDQEDLAGRPFVGPAGQLFDKVAQEAGLDRGGAYVTNAVKHFKHTPRGRRRIHQRPNSDEIDHCKWWLNAEITRAAPRLIVAMGATAAQALTGTGARVTARRGAIEQGSLGHDVLITVHPSYLLRLPNAEAQAEATAAFRADLALAARHVQTAGT; this is translated from the coding sequence ATGCGCTGCGTGACTGTGCCGCTGATCGGTGCTTCGACTGTATGGCGCGATGCAGCGCGCGGTCTGCTGGCCGCTGGCGTTGCGCCAAGCGATACGCTCTGGAATGCCGAGGGGCAGGGGGATGCACCTGACCTTTTTGGCGCAGAGGGCGCAGTACCGACCAGCGCGGCGGCGCTGACTGTGCCGCGTAGCTTTGTCGCGATGGCAAATTCGGTCTGCTATCATAGCGATCCGCAGCGTTTTGCGCGGCTCTATTCCCTGCTGTGGCGACTACGTAGTCAGCCGCATCTGATGTCGGATCGCGCTGATCCGGACCTCGTGAAACTGCGCCAGATGGAAAAGGCCGTGCATCGCTGCCGCCACAAGATGCGCGCATTTGTCCGCTTTCGCGAGATTAGCGCGCCGGGTGCGAACCGCCGCAGCTTTGCCGCGTGGTTTGAGCCGTCGCATTACACGCTGGAAATGAACGCGTCATTTTTCCGCGACAGGTTCGCCGATATGGATTGGCGCATCGTCACGCCCGACGTCACCGCAATTTATCAGGGCGGCGAGGTCGCATTAGAGGCAGGGCAGGCTGCGCCCAAACTGCCAGAGGACGCGAGCGAGGAACTGTGGCTGACCTATTTCCGCAACATCTTTAACCCCGCGCGGCTGAAGGTAAATGCGATGACATCCGAAATGCCCCGCAAATATTGGAAAAACCTGCCAGAGGCGGCGGCGATCCCTGATCTGATCGCAAACGCACCCGCCCGCGCCCTTGCCATGGCCGCCGCCGCGCCCACGCTGCCGCCACTAAGGGCGGCCAGCGCACAGGCGCAACAGGCGCGCCTGACGTCGGTATGGGCAGATACTGGTGAGGGGCTTGAAGCGGCGATCCGCACCTGCACCCGCTGCCCGCTGCATTGCAACGCGACGCAGGCTGTCTGCGGCGAGGGGCCGCAGAATGCACCGCTGATGATCGTCGGCGAGCAGCCGGGCGATCAAGAGGATTTGGCCGGGCGGCCGTTTGTCGGACCTGCCGGGCAATTATTCGACAAGGTCGCGCAGGAGGCTGGGCTGGATCGCGGCGGGGCCTACGTGACCAACGCGGTCAAGCATTTCAAACACACCCCGCGCGGGCGTCGCCGCATCCACCAGCGCCCCAATAGCGATGAGATTGATCACTGCAAATGGTGGCTAAACGCCGAGATTACGCGCGCCGCACCGCGCCTGATCGTCGCGATGGGGGCGACTGCGGCTCAGGCGTTGACCGGGACGGGCGCGCGCGTCACTGCCCGGCGCGGCGCAATTGAGCAAGGAAGCCTTGGCCACGACGTGTTGATCACGGTCCACCCATCCTACCTGCTGCGACTGCCAAATGCGGAGGCGCAGGCAGAGGCGACAGCAGCGTTCCGCGCCGATCTGGCGCTGGCCGCGCGGCATGTTCAAACCGCTGGCACCTGA
- a CDS encoding flavin reductase family protein: MNYGDDRPNALPHSPFKAIIAPRPIGWIGTLDPGGKANLAPYSFFNAIGSNPDMVMFSSEGAKHSSTYARERGEFTFSLSTEDLAKQMNISSGDEPSGVNEFEIAGLECGTPVVIQTPFVAASPAALECVTLEVRQLSDRHGTLLDRYLVIGEVVQTHIRDEYIKDGRFDTEAARPIARMGYHDYSTVTEAWEMRRPKR, translated from the coding sequence ATGAATTACGGCGACGACCGACCGAACGCCCTGCCACACAGCCCGTTCAAGGCGATCATCGCGCCCCGCCCCATCGGCTGGATCGGCACGCTTGATCCCGGCGGAAAGGCCAATCTGGCGCCCTATTCGTTTTTCAACGCTATCGGGTCGAACCCTGACATGGTGATGTTCAGCAGCGAAGGGGCCAAACACTCATCGACCTACGCGCGCGAGCGGGGGGAATTCACTTTTTCGCTCTCTACCGAGGATCTGGCTAAGCAGATGAATATTTCGTCCGGCGACGAGCCATCTGGCGTCAACGAGTTCGAGATCGCGGGGCTGGAATGTGGCACGCCCGTCGTCATTCAAACGCCCTTTGTCGCCGCCAGTCCTGCCGCGCTGGAATGCGTCACACTAGAGGTGCGCCAACTGAGCGACCGGCACGGCACCCTGCTGGACCGCTATTTGGTGATAGGCGAGGTCGTCCAGACGCATATCCGAGACGAATATATAAAGGATGGGCGCTTTGATACGGAGGCCGCACGGCCTATCGCGCGCATGGGATACCACGATTATTCGACCGTCACCGAGGCATGGGAAATGCGCCGGCCCAAGCGTTAG